A region of Phycisphaeraceae bacterium DNA encodes the following proteins:
- the atpG gene encoding ATP synthase F1 subunit gamma, whose amino-acid sequence MAKTREIKLRIKAVGNIRRITKTMQMIATAKFAAALQRATATKPYTEGVFELVQELGATAGNISSPLIDGAPGSASKPELLLVITSDRGLCGAYNGNILRTAMRHIRETRVAGKTPEIELIGKKGLAFLKYNGVDVAKSHTVGDKPTFEVIERIAEDYMDRFAAGEFSAVRIAYMRYISAGKQTPEVLQLLPLKSPAGTEAKSGPAAQYEFTPSAEELLAELLPQAVKTTLFQSVNDALVSEHIARMVAMKAATDNAGKMGKALTRKFNRARQAQITTELTEIISGAAALE is encoded by the coding sequence ATGGCTAAAACGCGCGAAATCAAACTGCGGATCAAGGCGGTCGGCAACATCCGCCGCATCACCAAGACGATGCAGATGATCGCGACGGCGAAGTTCGCCGCCGCCCTGCAGCGCGCCACCGCCACCAAGCCCTACACCGAGGGCGTCTTCGAGCTCGTCCAGGAACTGGGCGCCACCGCCGGCAACATCTCCAGCCCACTCATCGACGGCGCCCCCGGCTCGGCCTCCAAGCCCGAGCTGCTCCTCGTCATCACCTCCGACCGCGGGCTCTGCGGCGCCTACAACGGCAACATCCTCCGCACCGCGATGCGCCACATCCGCGAGACCCGCGTCGCCGGCAAGACCCCCGAGATCGAGCTCATCGGCAAGAAGGGGCTGGCCTTCCTCAAGTACAACGGCGTCGATGTCGCCAAGTCCCACACCGTGGGCGACAAGCCGACCTTCGAGGTCATCGAGCGCATCGCCGAGGACTACATGGACCGCTTCGCCGCCGGAGAGTTCTCCGCCGTGCGCATCGCGTACATGCGATACATCTCCGCCGGCAAGCAGACCCCCGAGGTGCTGCAGCTCCTGCCCCTCAAGAGCCCGGCCGGGACCGAGGCCAAGTCGGGCCCGGCGGCCCAGTACGAGTTCACCCCCTCCGCCGAGGAACTGCTCGCGGAACTCCTGCCCCAGGCGGTCAAGACCACGCTCTTCCAGAGCGTGAACGACGCGCTGGTGAGCGAGCACATCGCGCGCATGGTCGCGATGAAGGCCGCCACCGACAACGCCGGCAAGATGGGCAAGGCCCTGACGCGCAAGTTCAACCGCGCCCGCCAGGCCCAGATCACCACGGAACTGACCGAGATCATCTCGGGCGCCGCGGCGCTGGAATAA
- a CDS encoding type II secretion system protein, whose product MLRMSDPGFRHTRIDRRTAFTLIEALVVIAIIGTILAIMLPTLRLVRMKAQENQALTRARECGALLIGSAANHADSIPTSLTRARFGMSAEGMAVEIEIPRSMVIGTDYFAQASIWPALLLAIGYEPSQVWLSPSRRTDPERLYETDFDLTHSVLAGPEHWRDPAAQHRSMWRRVRLSEASYASSKALVVERASVAGTRDRNIAPRLAVACVDGHGRLAHLSDALPPVPNRFFRDAAIPMLTTREGLSGRDFR is encoded by the coding sequence TTGCTGCGCATGAGCGATCCGGGGTTTCGCCATACTCGAATCGACCGCCGAACCGCTTTCACCCTTATCGAAGCATTGGTGGTGATCGCGATCATCGGCACGATCCTCGCGATCATGCTGCCGACTCTGCGGCTGGTGCGGATGAAAGCCCAAGAGAATCAAGCGCTTACCCGTGCTCGCGAGTGTGGGGCGCTGCTCATCGGCAGTGCAGCCAATCACGCCGATTCGATCCCAACCAGTCTTACCCGCGCCCGTTTCGGCATGAGCGCAGAGGGGATGGCGGTCGAGATCGAAATACCCCGCTCCATGGTCATCGGCACCGACTATTTCGCCCAGGCATCGATCTGGCCCGCCCTCCTGCTCGCGATCGGCTACGAGCCTTCTCAGGTCTGGTTAAGTCCATCACGGCGAACCGACCCGGAACGCCTCTACGAAACCGACTTCGACTTGACGCATTCGGTCCTTGCAGGACCGGAGCACTGGCGAGATCCGGCGGCCCAACACCGGAGCATGTGGCGCCGGGTGAGACTCTCCGAAGCGTCGTACGCCTCGTCCAAGGCCCTCGTGGTTGAGCGAGCCAGCGTCGCCGGGACGCGCGACAGAAACATCGCTCCACGCCTTGCTGTCGCGTGCGTGGACGGCCACGGCCGACTCGCGCATCTGTCAGACGCGCTACCACCCGTGCCCAACCGTTTCTTTCGCGACGCCGCCATTCCCATGCTGACTACCCGGGAAGGTCTTTCCGGGAGAGATTTTCGATGA